Proteins co-encoded in one Sphingopyxis sp. BE259 genomic window:
- a CDS encoding glycosyltransferase, producing the protein MTTPLRILSIATLFPDAARPNFGLFVERSLRALAAQPGIDLSIVAPIGLPPFPLSLHPRYRALRDLPRTESWNGLTVYRPRFPLIPRLGARLNPAMVARAVRTAVGGQSFDVVDAQFFYPDGPAAMRVAAALGLPFSVKARGADISHFGHDPATAPQLIAAAAQAAGLLAVSDAMRRDMAAIGIDPAKVAVHYTGIDTARFHPGDRAAARAALGIGDAPMILTVGALIPRKGQALVIEALAALPGVHYHLAGAGEAAGRYRALARQFGVDDRVHVMGPVANADLPQLYRAADVVVMPSVSEGLANAWVEALACGTPIVISDAGGAAELVTSPVAGRIAARTPEAIAAAVQAILAAPPAPSAVAATLAGRFDWDHNGRELADHLRRCAGR; encoded by the coding sequence ATGACCACTCCCCTCCGCATCCTCTCCATCGCCACCCTCTTCCCCGACGCCGCGCGCCCGAACTTCGGGTTGTTCGTCGAACGCAGCCTGCGCGCGCTGGCCGCGCAGCCCGGCATCGACCTCTCCATCGTCGCCCCGATCGGCTTGCCGCCCTTCCCGCTGTCGCTCCACCCGCGCTATCGCGCCCTACGTGACCTGCCCCGCACCGAAAGCTGGAACGGCCTCACCGTCTACCGTCCGCGCTTCCCGCTGATCCCGCGCCTCGGCGCCCGGCTCAACCCGGCGATGGTCGCACGCGCCGTGCGGACGGCGGTGGGCGGCCAGTCATTCGATGTCGTCGATGCGCAATTCTTCTACCCCGACGGCCCCGCCGCGATGCGCGTCGCCGCCGCGCTCGGCCTTCCCTTCTCGGTCAAGGCGCGCGGCGCCGACATCAGCCATTTCGGCCATGATCCCGCGACCGCGCCGCAACTGATCGCGGCCGCAGCCCAGGCCGCGGGCTTGCTCGCGGTGTCCGACGCGATGCGCCGCGACATGGCCGCGATCGGCATCGATCCCGCCAAGGTCGCGGTTCATTACACCGGCATCGACACCGCGCGCTTCCACCCCGGCGACCGCGCCGCCGCCCGCGCCGCGCTCGGCATCGGCGATGCGCCGATGATCCTGACTGTCGGCGCGCTGATCCCGCGCAAGGGGCAGGCTCTGGTGATCGAGGCGCTCGCTGCACTTCCCGGCGTCCATTACCACCTCGCCGGAGCGGGCGAGGCTGCGGGTCGCTACCGCGCGCTGGCCCGGCAGTTCGGCGTCGATGATCGCGTCCATGTCATGGGCCCGGTCGCCAACGCCGATTTACCGCAGCTTTATCGCGCCGCCGATGTGGTCGTCATGCCCTCGGTCAGCGAAGGGCTGGCCAACGCCTGGGTCGAGGCGCTCGCCTGCGGCACCCCGATCGTTATCAGCGATGCAGGCGGCGCCGCCGAACTGGTCACCTCGCCCGTCGCGGGGAGGATCGCGGCGCGCACGCCCGAAGCGATTGCGGCGGCGGTGCAAGCGATCCTCGCCGCGCCGCCCGCGCCGTCAGCCGTCGCCGCGACTCTCGCAGGCCGCTTCGACTGGGACCACAACGGCCGCGAACTGGCCGATCATCTGCGCCGCTGCGCGGGTCGGTAA
- the rpoB gene encoding DNA-directed RNA polymerase subunit beta, giving the protein MATKAKSVGKALEATASKRIRKLFGNIHEAVEMPNLIEVQRESYEQFLRSDPSVGYVSGLEKTLRSVFPIRDFAGTAELDFVHYELEAPKYDVDECRQRGITYAAPMKVTLRLIVFEVDSETDTRSVLDIKEQDVYMGDMPLMTENGTFFVNGTERVIVSQMHRSPGVLFDHDRGKTHSSGKFLFAARVIPYRGSWLDFEFDAKDIVNVRIDRKRKLPVTSLLYALGMSGEEILNHFYDRLVFERAENGWRVPFQVENWRGSKPAFDVVDAKTGEVVFAAGHKISPRLANKAAKDGLDTLLIPTEEIFGRYSAYDLINESTGEIYIEAGDEVSAENLEKIDGAGIDKLVLLDIDHNNTGPWIRNTLKADKAEDRDQALSDIYRVMRPGEPPTRETAEALFGGLFFDPERYDLSAVGRVKLNMRLGLDAEDTVTTLRSDDILAVVKELVNLKDGKGEIDDIDNLGNRRVRSVGELLENQYRVGLLRMERAVKERMSSVDVSTVMPNDLINAKPAVAAVREFFGSSQLSQFMDQTNPLSEVTHKRRVSALGPGGLTRERAGFEVRDVHPTHYGRICPIETPEGPNIGLINSLATFARVNKYGFIETPYRKIIDGKVTTEVVYLSAMEEQKHTVAQANADLNPDGSFIDELISAREAGEFLMAPKDQITLMDVSPKQLVSVAASLIPFLENDDANRALMGSNMQRQAVPLIRAEAPVVGTGMEETVARDSGAAIAARRGGVIDQVDATRIVIRATDMVEPGKSGVDIYRLQKFQRSNQNTCINQRPLVKVGEVVKTGDIIADGPSTELGELALGKNVLVAFMPWNGYNYEDSILISERIVKDDVFTSIHIEEFEVTARDTRLGPEDITRDIPNVGEEALRNLDEAGIVYIGAEVGPGDILAGKITPKGESPMTPEEKLLRAIFGEKASDVRDTSLRLPPGVSGTVVEVRVFNRHGIDKDERAIAIEREEIERLKQDADDERAILNRATFSSLKDLLIGQATSAVPKGLKKGDVVTEEMLVELDRGDWWKLAVVDDNSQTALEAIKAQYDDAIKRISAKYEDRVEKLQRGDELAPGVLKMVKVFVAVKRKLQSGDKMAGRHGNKGIISRILPVEDMPFLEDGTHVDFVLNPLGVPSRMNVGQILETHLGWASRGFGRQITTALEDWRMANPDPEAGAPPEAVREALLQAYGDEYADEIKARTAEEVVELAGNLSVGVPFATPVFDGAREADVSAMLERAGLDRSGQVDLYDGRTGDRFDRKVTVGYMYILKLHHLVDDKIHARSIGPYSLVTQQPLGGKAQFGGQRFGEMEVWALQAYGAAYTLQEMLTVKSDDVIGRTKVYEAIVKGDDTFEAGIPESFNVLVKEMRSLGLNVELSSHADQDPDEAPDALPEAAE; this is encoded by the coding sequence ATGGCGACCAAGGCGAAGTCGGTGGGCAAGGCCCTCGAAGCGACCGCGAGCAAGCGAATCCGCAAGCTGTTCGGCAACATCCACGAAGCGGTGGAGATGCCCAACCTCATCGAGGTGCAGCGCGAATCCTATGAGCAGTTCCTGCGGTCCGACCCGTCGGTCGGTTATGTCTCGGGCCTGGAAAAGACGCTGCGCAGCGTATTCCCGATCCGCGATTTCGCCGGCACCGCCGAGCTCGACTTCGTCCATTACGAACTCGAAGCGCCGAAGTATGACGTCGATGAATGCCGCCAGCGCGGCATCACCTATGCGGCGCCGATGAAGGTCACGCTGCGCCTGATCGTCTTTGAAGTCGACAGCGAAACCGACACCCGCTCGGTCCTCGATATCAAGGAGCAGGACGTTTACATGGGCGACATGCCGCTCATGACCGAGAACGGCACCTTCTTCGTCAACGGCACCGAGCGCGTCATCGTGTCGCAGATGCACCGTTCGCCGGGTGTGCTGTTCGACCATGACCGTGGCAAGACCCACTCGTCGGGCAAGTTCCTGTTTGCCGCGCGCGTCATTCCGTACCGCGGTTCATGGCTCGATTTCGAATTCGACGCCAAGGATATCGTCAACGTCCGTATCGACCGCAAGCGCAAGCTGCCGGTCACCAGCCTGCTCTACGCGCTGGGCATGTCGGGCGAGGAAATCCTCAACCATTTCTATGACCGTTTGGTCTTTGAGCGCGCCGAAAACGGCTGGCGCGTGCCGTTCCAGGTCGAAAACTGGCGCGGTTCGAAGCCTGCGTTCGATGTGGTGGATGCCAAGACCGGCGAAGTCGTGTTCGCCGCCGGCCACAAGATCAGTCCGCGCCTGGCCAACAAGGCCGCGAAGGACGGTCTCGACACGCTGTTGATCCCGACCGAGGAAATCTTCGGTCGTTACAGCGCCTATGATCTGATCAACGAATCGACCGGCGAGATCTACATCGAAGCCGGTGACGAAGTGAGCGCCGAAAATCTGGAAAAGATCGACGGTGCGGGCATCGACAAGCTGGTGCTGCTCGACATTGATCACAACAACACGGGTCCGTGGATCCGCAACACGCTGAAGGCCGACAAGGCCGAGGATCGCGATCAGGCATTGAGCGACATCTACCGCGTCATGCGCCCCGGCGAACCGCCGACGCGCGAAACTGCGGAAGCGTTGTTCGGCGGCCTGTTCTTTGACCCCGAGCGTTACGACCTGTCGGCCGTGGGCCGCGTCAAGCTGAACATGCGCCTCGGCCTCGACGCCGAGGACACGGTCACCACGCTGCGCAGCGACGACATTCTGGCCGTCGTCAAGGAGCTGGTGAACCTGAAGGACGGCAAGGGCGAAATCGACGACATCGACAACCTCGGCAACCGCCGCGTCCGTTCGGTCGGCGAGCTGCTGGAAAACCAGTATCGCGTCGGCTTGCTTCGCATGGAGCGCGCGGTGAAGGAGCGCATGAGCTCGGTCGATGTGTCGACCGTGATGCCGAATGACCTGATCAACGCCAAGCCGGCGGTGGCCGCGGTGCGCGAATTCTTTGGTTCGTCGCAGCTTTCGCAGTTCATGGATCAGACCAACCCGCTGTCCGAAGTCACCCACAAGCGTCGCGTGTCGGCGCTTGGGCCGGGCGGTCTGACCCGCGAGCGCGCGGGCTTTGAAGTCCGCGACGTTCACCCGACCCACTATGGCCGTATCTGCCCGATCGAAACGCCGGAAGGCCCGAACATCGGTCTGATCAACTCGCTCGCCACCTTTGCGCGGGTCAACAAATATGGCTTCATCGAAACCCCGTACCGCAAGATCATCGACGGCAAGGTGACGACCGAGGTTGTCTATCTGTCGGCGATGGAAGAGCAGAAGCACACGGTCGCGCAGGCGAACGCCGATTTGAACCCTGACGGCAGCTTTATCGACGAGCTGATCTCGGCGCGCGAAGCGGGCGAATTCCTGATGGCGCCCAAGGACCAGATCACGTTGATGGACGTGTCGCCGAAGCAGCTGGTTTCGGTCGCCGCATCGCTGATCCCGTTCCTGGAAAACGATGACGCCAACCGCGCGCTGATGGGATCGAACATGCAGCGTCAGGCTGTCCCGTTGATCCGTGCCGAAGCGCCGGTCGTCGGCACCGGCATGGAAGAAACCGTGGCCCGCGACTCAGGTGCGGCGATCGCCGCCCGTCGCGGCGGCGTGATCGACCAGGTCGATGCGACGCGTATCGTTATCCGTGCGACCGATATGGTCGAACCCGGCAAGTCGGGCGTCGACATCTATCGCCTGCAAAAGTTCCAGCGTTCGAACCAGAACACCTGCATCAACCAGCGTCCGCTGGTGAAGGTGGGCGAAGTGGTCAAGACCGGCGACATCATCGCCGACGGTCCGTCGACCGAACTGGGCGAACTGGCGCTCGGCAAGAATGTGCTCGTCGCGTTCATGCCGTGGAACGGTTACAACTATGAGGACTCGATCCTCATCAGCGAACGCATCGTGAAGGACGACGTCTTCACCTCGATCCACATCGAGGAATTCGAAGTCACCGCCCGCGACACGCGCCTGGGGCCGGAAGACATCACCCGCGACATCCCGAACGTCGGCGAGGAAGCCCTACGCAACCTCGACGAAGCGGGCATCGTCTATATCGGCGCGGAAGTCGGCCCGGGCGACATTCTGGCCGGCAAGATCACCCCCAAGGGTGAATCGCCGATGACGCCGGAGGAGAAGCTGCTGCGCGCGATCTTTGGCGAAAAGGCCAGCGATGTGCGCGACACCTCGCTCCGCCTGCCGCCGGGCGTGTCGGGTACCGTCGTCGAAGTCCGCGTGTTCAACCGCCACGGCATCGACAAGGACGAGCGCGCGATCGCGATCGAACGCGAAGAGATCGAGCGTCTGAAGCAGGATGCCGACGACGAGCGCGCGATCCTCAACCGTGCGACCTTCTCGAGCTTGAAGGACCTGCTGATCGGTCAAGCGACCAGCGCGGTGCCGAAGGGCCTGAAGAAGGGCGACGTCGTCACCGAAGAGATGCTGGTCGAACTCGACCGCGGCGACTGGTGGAAGCTGGCGGTTGTCGATGACAACAGCCAGACCGCCCTCGAAGCGATCAAGGCGCAGTATGACGACGCGATCAAGCGGATCAGCGCGAAATATGAAGATCGCGTCGAAAAGCTGCAGCGCGGCGACGAACTCGCCCCGGGCGTGCTCAAGATGGTCAAGGTCTTTGTCGCGGTGAAGCGCAAGCTGCAATCGGGCGACAAGATGGCCGGCCGTCACGGCAACAAGGGCATCATCAGCCGCATTCTGCCGGTCGAAGACATGCCGTTCCTGGAAGATGGCACGCATGTCGATTTCGTGCTCAATCCGCTGGGCGTGCCGTCGCGCATGAACGTCGGGCAGATTCTGGAAACGCATCTTGGCTGGGCATCGCGCGGCTTTGGTCGCCAGATCACCACCGCGCTCGAAGATTGGCGCATGGCGAACCCCGACCCCGAGGCGGGAGCCCCTCCCGAGGCGGTTCGCGAAGCGCTGCTTCAGGCCTATGGCGATGAATATGCCGACGAAATCAAGGCGCGGACGGCCGAAGAAGTCGTCGAACTGGCGGGCAATCTGTCGGTCGGCGTCCCCTTTGCGACCCCGGTGTTCGATGGCGCGCGCGAAGCCGACGTGTCGGCGATGCTGGAACGCGCCGGTCTCGACCGGTCGGGTCAGGTCGATCTGTACGACGGTCGCACCGGCGACCGGTTCGACCGCAAGGTGACGGTGGGATATATGTATATCCTGAAGCTGCATCACCTGGTCGACGACAAGATCCACGCGCGTTCGATCGGTCCCTACTCGCTTGTCACCCAGCAGCCGCTGGGCGGTAAGGCGCAGTTCGGTGGCCAGCGCTTCGGGGAAATGGAGGTCTGGGCGCTCCAGGCCTATGGCGCGGCCTATACGCTTCAGGAAATGCTGACGGTGAAGTCCGATGACGTGATCGGCCGCACCAAGGTTTACGAAGCGATCGTCAAGGGTGACGACACCTTCGAGGCCGGTATTCCCGAGAGCTTTAACGTGCTCGTCAAGGAAATGCGTTCGCTCGGCCTCAACGTCGAACTGTCATCCCATGCGGATCAGGACCCCGACGAGGCGCCCGACGCCCTTCCCGAAGCCGCCGAATAA
- the secD gene encoding protein translocase subunit SecD gives MLDFPRWKTISISIILLLGIIFSVPSFLPEKTLNSLPSFMQAKVNLGLDLAGGSHLLLEADIDDLRKTQLTNMEKTVRNVLRGDRGPDDDIAIGELTTAGGKISFLIRDQAQLDDARDRLFSQTQGAAMTGQRDWNIDIIDNTRIVMTPTAAGQTQAVADAMDSARDIIDKRVNDLGTREPTIIREGNDRVVVQVPGLQDPAALKELIGKTARLEFRMVDPNADPAEAAAGRVPVGSEIVPYAEGEGSGASFEVLRRQVMISGEQLINAKQGFDQQNGQAVVNISFDSGGSNTFAKVTAQNVGKRFAMVLDGKVLSAPSINEPILGGSAQISGSFTPATANALAISLRSGALPVKMTVVEERTVTPELGADSIRKGAIAGIIATVAVLTLMVLVYGRFGVYANIALFFNVFLIIAIMAAFNATLTLPGIAGFVLTIGAAVDANVLINERIREELKRGRKVFQAVELGYSEASRAIFDANVTNVIAAALMFWFGSGPIKGFAVVLTIGIVTSVFTAVTVTRMFVAHWLRTNRPTSINI, from the coding sequence ATGCTCGATTTCCCGCGCTGGAAAACCATCAGCATCAGCATCATCCTGTTGCTCGGTATCATCTTTTCCGTCCCCAGCTTTCTGCCCGAAAAGACGCTGAACAGCCTGCCGTCGTTTATGCAGGCCAAGGTCAATCTGGGGCTCGATCTGGCCGGGGGCAGCCATCTGCTGCTCGAGGCCGACATTGACGATCTGCGCAAGACGCAGCTGACCAATATGGAAAAGACGGTGCGCAATGTGCTGCGCGGCGATCGTGGTCCCGATGACGACATCGCGATCGGCGAACTGACGACCGCGGGCGGCAAGATCAGCTTTCTGATCCGCGACCAGGCGCAGCTCGACGACGCGCGCGACCGGCTGTTCAGCCAGACGCAGGGCGCGGCGATGACCGGACAGCGCGACTGGAACATCGACATCATCGATAACACGCGCATCGTGATGACCCCGACTGCCGCCGGACAGACGCAGGCGGTCGCCGACGCGATGGACTCGGCGCGCGACATCATTGACAAGCGCGTCAACGACCTGGGCACCCGCGAACCGACGATCATCCGCGAAGGCAATGACCGCGTCGTCGTCCAGGTGCCGGGCTTGCAGGATCCGGCGGCGCTGAAGGAATTGATCGGCAAAACCGCGCGGCTGGAATTCCGCATGGTCGACCCCAATGCCGACCCCGCCGAAGCCGCCGCGGGCCGCGTGCCGGTGGGCAGCGAAATCGTCCCCTATGCCGAGGGCGAGGGCAGCGGGGCATCGTTCGAGGTGCTGCGCCGTCAGGTGATGATCAGCGGCGAGCAGCTGATCAACGCCAAGCAGGGCTTTGACCAGCAAAATGGTCAGGCGGTCGTCAACATCAGTTTCGATTCGGGCGGTTCGAACACCTTTGCCAAGGTGACCGCGCAGAATGTCGGCAAGCGGTTCGCGATGGTGCTGGACGGCAAAGTGCTGTCGGCGCCGTCGATCAACGAGCCGATTCTGGGCGGCAGCGCCCAGATTTCGGGCAGCTTTACCCCGGCGACCGCCAATGCGCTGGCGATCTCGCTGCGCTCGGGCGCGTTGCCGGTGAAGATGACGGTGGTCGAGGAACGCACGGTGACCCCCGAACTGGGCGCAGATTCGATCCGCAAGGGCGCGATCGCGGGGATCATCGCGACCGTCGCGGTGCTGACGCTGATGGTCCTCGTCTATGGCCGCTTTGGCGTTTATGCCAATATCGCGCTATTCTTTAACGTGTTCCTGATCATCGCGATCATGGCGGCGTTCAACGCGACGCTGACGTTGCCGGGTATCGCCGGGTTCGTGCTGACGATCGGCGCCGCGGTCGATGCCAACGTGCTGATCAACGAGCGAATACGCGAAGAATTGAAGCGCGGGCGAAAAGTGTTTCAGGCGGTGGAGCTCGGCTATTCCGAAGCCAGCCGGGCGATTTTCGACGCCAACGTCACCAACGTGATCGCTGCGGCGCTGATGTTCTGGTTCGGCTCCGGCCCGATCAAGGGGTTTGCCGTGGTGTTGACCATCGGCATCGTCACCAGCGTTTTCACCGCCGTCACCGTCACGCGGATGTTCGTCGCCCATTGGCTGCGGACCAATCGTCCGACGTCGATCAACATTTAA
- the yajC gene encoding preprotein translocase subunit YajC, with product MSTQLLLTQAAGSGGGAAGFLMLVPYLLIFVVFWFFLIRPQQVRAKEHRNKIAAVKPRDQVVTGGGIVGKVTRVDDDFADVEIAQGVKIKVVKSTLADVMQPGAKPAND from the coding sequence ATGTCGACGCAATTGCTTCTGACCCAGGCGGCCGGATCGGGCGGCGGGGCCGCCGGTTTCCTGATGCTGGTCCCTTATCTGCTGATCTTTGTCGTGTTCTGGTTCTTCCTGATCCGGCCGCAGCAGGTGCGCGCCAAGGAGCATCGCAACAAGATCGCGGCGGTCAAGCCGCGCGATCAGGTGGTGACCGGCGGCGGCATCGTCGGCAAGGTGACGCGCGTCGACGATGATTTCGCCGACGTCGAAATCGCCCAAGGCGTCAAGATCAAGGTCGTGAAATCGACCTTGGCCGACGTGATGCAGCCCGGCGCCAAGCCCGCCAACGACTGA
- a CDS encoding DUF6456 domain-containing protein codes for MTARQLATRLHPDDRIDPAKRGPQVMRQVTINIAESPIAWLAARGHLTDAQLGAGERLRADYERAGLSARVTMRWDAAPPAKSRGGARASDASLARIDAHRRFHGALDAVGPGLADICWRVICAGEGISGAEKALGWPTRSGKLVLGLALDRLAQFYGMA; via the coding sequence ATGACCGCACGCCAGCTTGCCACGCGCCTGCATCCCGATGACCGCATCGACCCCGCCAAGCGCGGCCCCCAGGTCATGCGCCAAGTAACGATCAACATCGCCGAGAGCCCGATCGCCTGGCTGGCGGCGCGGGGTCACTTGACCGACGCGCAGTTAGGTGCGGGCGAACGGCTGCGCGCCGATTATGAGCGGGCGGGCCTGTCGGCGCGGGTGACGATGCGCTGGGACGCGGCGCCCCCGGCGAAAAGCCGCGGCGGCGCGCGGGCTTCGGATGCGTCGCTGGCGCGGATCGACGCGCATCGGCGGTTTCATGGCGCACTCGATGCGGTGGGGCCGGGGCTCGCGGACATTTGCTGGCGGGTGATTTGTGCGGGTGAGGGAATAAGCGGGGCGGAGAAGGCGCTGGGGTGGCCGACGCGGTCGGGGAAGCTGGTGCTGGGGCTGGCGCTGGATCGGTTGGCGCAGTTTTACGGAATGGCGTGA
- a CDS encoding helix-turn-helix transcriptional regulator gives MINSIRTVRRAKGLTLEEVGARCDPPTTAQTIGRLETGTRNLSLGWMNRIAAALGVDAAELVQLPQDTQLTITAHLGAEGAQAPTRVEQALTARPGEDMVAVRVTSSIGDYRAGDEIWCRRIESDWTSALNRDLLVPRPAGRFFFARLLNVDGEKLHLLPLGAGGRQQVVSNPPWAAVAVRLIRSL, from the coding sequence ATGATCAACAGCATCCGAACGGTGCGCCGCGCCAAGGGACTGACGCTGGAAGAGGTCGGCGCGCGCTGCGATCCGCCGACGACCGCGCAGACGATCGGCCGCCTCGAAACCGGCACCCGCAACCTGTCGCTGGGCTGGATGAACCGCATCGCCGCGGCGCTCGGGGTCGATGCCGCCGAGCTCGTCCAGCTTCCGCAGGACACCCAGCTCACCATCACCGCACATCTTGGCGCCGAGGGCGCACAGGCGCCGACGCGGGTCGAACAGGCGCTCACCGCGCGACCCGGCGAAGACATGGTCGCCGTCCGCGTCACCTCATCGATCGGCGACTATCGCGCCGGTGACGAAATCTGGTGCCGCCGGATCGAGAGCGACTGGACCAGCGCGCTCAACCGCGACCTGCTCGTCCCCCGCCCGGCCGGGCGCTTCTTCTTCGCGCGCCTGCTCAACGTCGATGGCGAAAAGCTCCACCTGCTGCCGCTAGGCGCCGGCGGACGACAACAAGTGGTCAGCAACCCGCCGTGGGCGGCCGTCGCGGTGCGGCTGATCCGATCGCTGTAA
- the secF gene encoding protein translocase subunit SecF — MRLLKLVPDDTNIDFLRWRKFASFMSFFLVVVSIALVATKGLNFGIDFVGGQSVRVEFTQDMPPIDEIREKVSQIGLGEPTIQQFGSDKAISIRTALPDGDKAAADRAGAQLVAGVAKAFPTAKAGAVETVSGKVSGELIRTGAISLALAVLGISIYIWIRFEWQFGVGALGRLFHEVSLTFGLFAVTQMQFDLNSVAALLTIVGYSLNDTIVVYDRIRENLKKYRKMEIVPLLNLSINETLSRTVMTTLAMLLALGVLLIFGPDVIFGFTAAMLFGVFIGGYSSVLMSTPVLVWLKVGPDSFIPRTSAGMDGGERVERKDDGAVV; from the coding sequence ATGCGCTTGCTGAAACTCGTCCCCGACGACACCAATATCGACTTTCTGCGGTGGCGGAAATTTGCGTCCTTCATGAGCTTTTTCCTGGTCGTCGTCTCGATCGCGCTGGTCGCGACAAAAGGCCTGAACTTCGGGATCGATTTCGTCGGCGGCCAGTCGGTGCGGGTCGAATTCACCCAGGACATGCCGCCGATCGATGAAATTCGCGAGAAGGTGAGTCAGATCGGGTTGGGCGAGCCGACGATCCAGCAATTCGGGTCCGACAAGGCGATCTCGATCCGCACCGCGTTGCCCGATGGCGACAAGGCGGCGGCCGATCGGGCGGGCGCCCAGCTGGTGGCCGGGGTCGCAAAAGCCTTTCCCACCGCCAAGGCGGGCGCGGTCGAAACCGTGTCGGGCAAGGTATCGGGCGAATTGATCCGGACCGGGGCGATCAGCCTGGCGCTCGCGGTGCTCGGCATCTCGATCTATATCTGGATCCGGTTCGAATGGCAGTTCGGCGTCGGGGCGCTGGGCCGCCTGTTCCACGAGGTGTCGCTGACGTTCGGGCTGTTCGCGGTGACCCAGATGCAATTCGACCTGAACAGCGTTGCGGCGTTGCTGACGATCGTCGGCTATTCGCTCAACGACACGATCGTGGTGTATGACCGCATCCGCGAAAATCTGAAAAAATATCGCAAGATGGAGATTGTGCCGCTGCTCAACCTCAGCATCAACGAAACGCTGTCGCGCACCGTGATGACCACTTTGGCGATGCTTCTCGCGCTGGGCGTGTTGCTGATCTTTGGCCCCGACGTCATTTTCGGCTTTACCGCCGCGATGCTGTTTGGCGTGTTCATCGGCGGCTATTCGTCGGTGCTGATGTCGACCCCGGTGCTGGTCTGGTTGAAGGTCGGCCCCGACAGCTTCATTCCGCGCACGAGCGCGGGCATGGACGGCGGCGAACGCGTCGAGCGCAAGGACGACGGCGCGGTCGTTTAA